A region from the Linepithema humile isolate Giens D197 chromosome 1, Lhum_UNIL_v1.0, whole genome shotgun sequence genome encodes:
- the nej gene encoding histone lysine acetyltransferase CREBBP isoform X14, with translation MADHLVDGPPPKRPKLDPFQGPSDSTVGMAPLMMHHAYTNYGGGGSNIQQIQGPPQQLHLQQHQMQQWNNSLQKRNYITNPDTMFDIENDLPDDLLSSGSWGSATESTKPPATGPGPGQQNGALDSELRQHVQQQQLSHHLIQQQGNKNLVANSLVMAAGTLGNKSPNMQSPPNVSVSKGVVDPQMVVSLGNLPSSIASSLANNQMSIANSMGSLQSSMSMAGSNPAMSMPGGMNSGLVMTSTASGNNNMGGMAGGSLIVTNSLNKQPLNTVTMMGPNTQAIHHPSGPQGVTQMQNGPGMMNTRAVAMQQQQQAHMVGPARGQSPHQQVHQVGIVGPNQGPRMQGPPNMANMPNMGQIGASSPYGYGVVKPQQKGVGTNMTAMQAAAASRFTGTAGPIGTPNVVGGQEGGTATQQAQPSAPSPAQPQSGAPTGGQPGPQQATQGQMTGTGAPTGPTKSTPDPEKCRLIQQQLVLLLHAHKCQRRENAQANGEIRQCNLPDCKTMKNVLNHMTSCQAGKNCTVAHCSMSRQIISHWKHCNRGDCPVCLPIKQANKNRTNSVQVSAIQPNNQPNPSPSEMRRAYDALGIQCPTTTPGLLPGQGVGRGVRMPAPGMAGPPGTLGNVRLPQPQTQTASGQSVVGAGQQVVAPNVSLPLNSDPSTVGVAGNQTAPTTGSTSAAAAAAANIQQSVNMQTLFGLNESGQPSVIGAENRLANLQLPPGCVPPGQVTAQPVQGTKEWHLSVTPDLRNHLVHKLVQAIFPTPDPQAMLDKRMHNLVAYARKVEGDMYEMANSRSEYYHLLAEKIYKIQKELDEKRQKRKEQQQLQQAQQQQQQPQPPQPAGTSGPGLRPCAPPNVGAVLPGSSKPVGTVPPTLRSHSPSMGQLGTIPAMAIQQHSRMQFPQQQQAQQQQQAQQQQQQQQQVQAQQQIQQQQQQQQQQGILVGPPGPSPNGQSTSNTNMVPNPGLSPFGQPQMSQANLTTTTASNNAMTSQFSTSNGTATGLPNTSPIQNQHQFPDLMKVRLAQAQVQAAQQQQQQQQQQQQQQQQQQQQQQQSQNQQSQPASTPSQVGTPVSSIPQAPSPFSGMQQPSAQQQQQQQPPNQQFPTRPLSASTPNDNGIAASTPQTIPPPASSGPSPTGSVSATTTGTTNGPQSTTSTPNTPLVPSLMTPNQTVSSASNQTPPHSGPTPSPAGLASLGKGMTSQERAALNTPRNTSMSSQMAAITAALDRDNSPSPPMSNNKGKLDSIKEEVTIKMEIKQEPEEPQNHRMDGGKSVNNEIIIKTEPKTEPMEEGSNEAIVKEEPASIKEESMTPVSSQDASASDIKPMVPEPIQPSGTSTDKKKCLFKPDELRQALMPTLEKLYRQDPESIPFRQPVDPQALGIPDYPTIVKKPMDLSTIKKKLDTEKYSDPWEYVDDVWMMFDNAWLYNRKTSRVYRYCTKLSEVFEQEIDPVMQALGYCCGRKYTFNPQVLCCYGKQLCTIPRDAKYYSYQNSSLKGIGLLSDRYTFCQKCFNDIPGDTVTLGDDPTQPQTAIKKEQFQEMKNDHLELEPFVTCTDCGRRVHQICVLHMETIWPLGFTCDNCLKKKGQKRKENKFNAKRLPVTKLGTYIETRVNNFLKKKEAGAGEVAIRVVASSDKVVEVKPGMRSRFVENGDMPGEFPYRAKALFAFEEVDGTDVCFFGMHVQEYGSECTPPNTRRVYIAYLDSVHFFRPRQFRTAVYHEILLGYLDYAKQLGYTMAHIWACPPSEGDDYIFHCHPAEQKIPKPKRLQEWYKKMLDKGMVERIVLDYKDILKQAMEDRLSSAADLPYFEGDFWPNVLEESIKELDQEEEEKRKQAEAAEAAAAAANAIFSLSEDSETPDGKKKGQKKAKKSNKSKANQRKNSKKSNTPQTGNDLSAKIFATMEKHKEVFFVIRLHSAQSAASLAPIQDPDPVINCDLMDGRDAFLTMARERHYEFSSLRRAKFSSMSMLYELHNQGQDKFVYTCNNCKSHVETRYHCTVCDDFDLCVSCKDKDGHPHPMEKLGFDLDDGSSPADAKQTNPQEARKLSIQRCIQSLVHACQCRDANCRLPSCQKMKRVVMHTKNCKRKTNGGCPICKQLIALCCYHAKHCQETKCLVPFCSNIKHKIKQQQLQQRLQQAQLLRRRMAVMNTRPTGPVAAMQAGQQTSNVAMATGVAMKPGVSTSNLPSPHQPGIGLKPGTQTPPAHVLQVVKQVQEEAARQQAPHVGYGKVTPGAGVGVGVGVGQTGGVMPPPQMQRPLPVQMPNPGGTHLIPMDQWTPSRYQPNAVMQQNPNLARQQTPQQLMQQQQQHQAQPGMGMSAQMPRQPGVIGPVGQVGPQPNMQKHALQQLMQTLRSPQSTEQQAQILQILKSNPPLMAAFIKQRALVHQQQPGQHGGGVGGPLGPNQPQQQQQPGLQHMMSQQQQPQQQQQQQQPQQQGRLQIQTMLTPQAQQQQQPVQQQTQWYKQQMLVQQMQRQQQAQQQQQQQQQQQQQQQQQQQQQQQQQQQQQQQQQQQQQPFTQPPAPPYGQQRPIRPSLLGNYIPRNSVEGHVLRSILSKQQRLQNSFPGYGGFNEQGYGQPGLKPTPPPVPSPQGVMGPPGISVQQQLMQSVRSPPPIRSPQPNPSPRPVPSPRNQPVPSPRSGPVPSPHHHPPHGTPTHSPAHELGGGPSEMMLSQLSGGAGAPTGHPAAMPHHPSPAPAPTNGGADANEVTPMTPQDQLSKFVEGL, from the exons ATGGCCGACCACCTGGTGGACGGCCCTCCGCCGAAGCGGCCGAAACTCGATCCGTTTCAGGGGCCATCAGACTCGACGG TGGGTATGGCGCCTTTAATGATGCACCATGCTTATACGAACTACGGGGGAGGTGGCAGTAACATTCAACAAATACAGGGTCCACCGCAGCAGCTACATCTGCAACAGCATCAGATGCAACAGTGGAACAACTCGCTCCAAAAACGAA ATTACATAACAAACCCAGACACAATgtttgatattgaaaatgatCTTCCTGATGACTTGCTGTCGTCTGGATCTTGGGGTTCCGCGACCGAGAGTACCAAGCCACCGGCAACCGGTCCAGGTCCAGGGCAGCAAAACGGTGCTCTCGACTCGGAACTCAGGCAACATGTACAGCAACAACAACTCTCTCATCATCTCATTCAGCAGCAG GGCAACAAAAACTTGGTGGCGAATTCCTTGGTAATGGCTGCCGGAACATTGGGGAACAAAAGTCCGAATATGCAATCTCCGCCGAATGTTTCCGTCTCCAAAGGGGTGGTCGATCCGCAGATGGTCGTGAGTCTCGGTAATCTGCCGAGCAGTATAGCTAGTTCGTTGGCGAACAATCAAATGTCTATCGCGAATTCGATGGGCAGTTTGCAATCATCCATGAGCATGGCCGGAAGTAACCCCGCGATGTCCATGCCGGGCGGCATGAATTCCGGCTTAGTGATGACTAGTACTGCCAGCGGGAACAATAATATGGGCGGCATGGCTGGGGGAAGCTTAATAGTAACCAACAGTTTGAACAAACAACCTTTAAATACA GTAACCATGATGGGCCCTAATACTCAAGCGATACATCATCCTAGCGGACCTCAGGGGGTCACGCAAATGCAAAATGGTCCCGGGATGATGAACACGAGGGCTGTGGCGatgcagcagcaacaacaggcGCATATGGTCGGCCCGGCGAGAGGGCAGAGTCCTCATCAACAAGTCCATCAAGTTGGCATTGTCGGGCCGAATCAAGGCCCGCGAATGCAGGGTCCACCTAATATGGCGAATATGCCAAACATGGGGCAAATAGGTGCATCGAGTCCGTACGGATATG GTGTTGTCAAGCCGCAACAGAAAGGAGTGGGGACGAATATGACCGCCATGCAAGCAGCTGCTGCCAGTAGATTCACCGGAACCGCCGGTCCGATCGGCACCCCAAACGTCGTCGGTGGTCAAGAGGGTGGAACAGCGACGCAACAGGCGCAGCCATCCGCGCCGAGTCCGGCTCAACCTCAATCTGGAGCGCCGACCGGAGGACAGCCCGGTCCACAACAAGCTACTCAAGGGCAGATGACTGGCACTGGTGCTCCGACAG GACCTACGAAATCCACGCCTGATCCCGAAAAATGCAGACTTATTCAGCAACAATTGGTATTACTTTTACACGCTCATAAGTGTCAACGGCGCGAGAACGCGCAAGCGAACGGCGAGATACGACAATGCAACTTACCAGACtgtaaaacaatgaaaaatgttttgaatcACATGACGAGCTGTCAAGCCGGCAAAAATTGTACTGTTGCACACTGTAGCATGTCCAGGCAGATCATTAGCCATTGGAAGCATTGTAATCGAGGCGATTGTCCGGTCTGCTTGCCGATAAAACAAGCGAACAAAAACAGGACTAACTCTGTACAAG TTTCTGCAATTCAACCAAATAATCAGCCAAATCCAAGTCCATCTGAGATGAGAAGGGCTTATGATGCTTTAGGTATTCAGTGTCCGACAACAACACCGGGACTCCTGCCCGGCCAAGGCGTTGGCAGAGGCGTTAGAATGCCAGCGCCTGGCATGGCAGGTCCCCCAGGGACGCTGGGCAATGTTAGATTACCGCAACCTCAAACACAAA CTGCGTCTGGACAGTCCGTAGTCGGTGCTGGGCAACAAGTAGTCGCTCCAAACGTATCTCTTCCTTTAAATTCCGATCCTAGTACGGTCGGGGTAGCCGGCAATCAGACGGCACCGACGACCGGATCCACGTCCGCCGCGGCGGCCGCCGCCGCTAATATACAGCAGTCCGTCAATATGCAAACGTTATTCGGATTAAACGAATCTGGACAACCGAGCGTGATAGGCGCGGAGAATAGATTAGCGAATTTGCAGCTTCCACCTGGTTGTGTTCCGCCTGGTCAGGTGACGGCTCAGCCAGTGCAAGGAACAAAGGAGTGGCATCTGTCCGTTACTCCGGATCTCAGGAATCACCTCGTTCATAAATT GGTCCAAGCGATATTCCCAACTCCCGATCCGCAAGCCATGCTCGATAAAAGAATGCACAACTTGGTTGCATACGCGAGAAAAGTGGAGGGTGATATGTATGAAATGGCTAATTCGCGTTCGgaatattatcatttattagcCGAAAAGATTTATAAGATTCAGAAGGAACTCG ATGAGAAACGACAAAAACGGAAGGAACAGCAACAATTGCAACAAgcgcaacagcagcagcaacaaccaCAACCGCCACAACCAGCAGGCACATCCGGTCCTGGATTAAGGCCATGCGCACCTCCCAATGTTGGAGCTGTTTTACCAGGGTCATCGAAACCCGTCGGAACAGTACCACCTACTCTACGGAGTCATTCGCCAAGTATGGGTCAACTCGGAACGATACCAGCGATGGCCATTCAACAACACAGCAGAATGCAGTTTCCTCAGCAACAACAAgctcagcagcagcagcaagctcaacagcagcaacagcagcagcagcaagtTCAAGCTCAGCAGCAGatacaacagcagcagcagcaacaacaacagcaaGGCATCTTAGTGGGTCCTCCCGGTCCCAGTCCGAATGGACAGTCTACATCCAACACTAATATGGTACCGAATCCCGGCCTCAGCCCATTCGGACAGCCTCAGATGTCTCAGGCTAATCTCACGACCACCACCGCGTCCAACAATGCGATGACTAGTCAATTCTCGACGTCCAACGGTACGGCCACCGGTTTACCCAACACCTCTCCCATCCAAAATCAGCATCAATTCCCCGACCTGATGAAGGTCCGATTGGCACAAGCTCAGGTTCAGGCTGcgcaacagcaacaacagcaacagcagcagcagcaacaacaacagcagcaacaacaacaacaacaacaacaatcGCAGAATCAGCAGTCGCAACCAGCGAGCACTCCGAGTCAGGTCGGCACTCCGGTATCGTCGATCCCGCAAGCACCGTCGCCGTTCAGCGGCATGCAGCAACCAAGCgcgcaacagcagcagcaacaacagccgCCGAATCAGCAGTTCCCCACGCGACCATTGTCAGCCTCGACGCCCAATGACAACGGCATTGCCGCGTCGACGCCGCAAACGATACCGCCGCCTGCGTCAAGCGGACCGAGTCCAACGGGCAGTGTAtccgcgacgacgacgggaaCGACGAACGGACCTCAGTCGACCACCTCCACGCCGAACACGCCGCTCGTACCATCGCTAATGACACCGAATCAGACGGTATCGTCCGCGTCCAACCAAACGCCGCCGCATTCGGGCCCCACCCCGTCCCCGGCCGGTCTCGCGAGTCTCGGCAAAGGTATGACCTCGCAAGAACGGGCGGCGTTGAATACTCCGCGCAACACATCCATGTCCTCGCAGATGGCCGCCATCACGGCGGCATTGGATCGTGATAACTCTCCGAGTCCACCGATGAGCAACAACAAGGGCAAATTGGACTCCATTAAAGAGGAGGTCACCATAAAAATGGAGATCAAGCAGGAGCCGGAGGAGCCGCAGAATCATCGAATGGACGGCGGTAAGAGCGTGAATAACGAGATCATCATTAAGACCGAGCCGAAGACCGAGCCGATGGAGGAAGGTTCGAATGAGGCGATCGTGAAGGAAGAGCCTGCTAGCATCAAGGAGGAGAGTATGACGCCGGTGTCCAGTCAAGACGCGTCCGCGTCCGATATCAAGCCGATGGTGCCAGAACCGATacagccgagcggcacgtccACCGACAAGAAGAAGTGCTTGTTCAAACCGGACGAATTGCGTCAGGCGTTGATGCCGACGTTGGAGAAGCTATACCGACAGGATCCCGAGTCCATACCGTTTCGGCAACCCGTGGATCCCCAAGCGCTGGGTATACCGGATTATCCGACCATCGTGAAGAAGCCGATGGATCTGTCGACGATCAAGAAGAAACTCGACACGGAAAAGTACAGCGATCCGTGGGAGTACGTTGACGACGTGTGGATGATGTTCGACAACGCTTGGCTCTACAACCGCAAGACTTCTCGAGTCTACAGATACTGCACCAAG CTTTCGGAAGTGTTCGAGCAAGAGATAGATCCTGTAATGCAGGCTTTGGGATATTGTTGCGGCAGGAAGTACACGTTCAATCCGCAGGTGCTCTGCTGTTACGGCAAGCAGCTTTGCACGATACCCAGGGATGCGAAATATTATTCGTACCAGAACAG CAGTCTAAAGGGAATTGGTCTTCTGTCCGACAGATACACCTTCTGTCAGAAATGTTTCAACGACATTCCTGGTGACACAGTGACGTTGGGAGATGATCCAACACAGCCTCAAAC TGCCATCAAAAAGGAACAGTTCCAAGAGATGAAGAATGACCATTTAGAATTGGAACCTTTTGTAACCTGTACAGACTGTGGTAGGAGAGTGCACCAAATTTGTGTGCTCCATATGGAAACCATCTGGCCCTTAgg atttACCTGTGATAattgtttgaagaaaaagggaCAGAAACGcaaagagaataaatttaacgCCAAACGATTGCCCGTGACGAAGCTCGGCACATATATCGAGACGCGCGTGAATAATTTCCTAAAGAAAAAGGAAGCGGGCGCCGGTGAGGTAGCTATTAGAGTGGTCGCGTCCAGCGACAAAGTGGTCGAGGTTAAACCCGGCATGCGAAGTAGATTTGTTGAGAACGGCGACATGCCCGGCGAATTTCCTTACCGCGCGAAAGCGTTGTTTGCATTTGAGGAGGTCGACGGCACCGACGTCTGTTTTTTCGGCATGCATGTGCAAGAATACGGAAGCGAGTGCACACCGCCGAACACCAGACGGGTTTACATCGCATATTTGGACTCGGTCCACTTCTTCCGGCCTAGACAATTCCGAACGGCTGTGTATCATGAGATTCTTCTCGGATATCTCGATTATGCGAAGCAACTTGG ATATACGATGGCTCACATTTGGGCGTGTCCACCTTCCGAAGGTGACGATTATATCTTCCACTGCCATCCCGCAGAACAAAAAATACCAAAGCCTAAACGATTGCAGGAATGGTATAAGAAGATGCTGGACAAGGGAATGGTTGAGAGAATCGTTCTCGACTATAAG GATATCTTAAAACAAGCTATGGAAGATAGGCTTTCGTCTGCGGCGGACTTGCCATATTTTGAAGGCGATTTCTGGCCCAACGTTCTGGAGGAAAGTATTAAAGAATTAGAtcaggaagaggaagagaagcGCAAACAAGCTGAAGCAGCAGAAGCCGCTGCTGCAGCAGCAAATGCG ATTTTTTCGCTCTCCGAGGATTCGGAAACTCCAGACGGTAAAAAGAAAGGTCAGAAGAAGGCGAAGAAATCCAACAAGTCCAAAGCGAATCAAAGGAAGAATAGCAAGAAATCGAATACTCCTCAAACCGGCAACGATCTGTCTGCCAAAATCTTTGCGACTATGGAAAAGCACAAAGAAGTATTTTTCGTCATCAGGCTACATAGCGCGCAAAGTGCAGCCAGTTTAGCG CCGATCCAAGACCCCGATCCTGTTATCAATTGTGATCTCATGGATGGCCGTGACGCTTTCCTGACGATGGCTAGAGAAAGGCATTACGAGTTTTCATCACTTAGAAGGGCGAAATTCAGTTCCATGTCCATGCTTTATGAATTACACAATCAAGGCCAAGACAAGTTTGTTTACACTTGCAATAACTGCAAAAGCCATGTGGAGACCAGATACCATTGTACAGTTTGTGAT GATTTCGATTTATGTGTAAGTTGTAAAGATAAAGATGGTCATCCGCATCCTATGGAGAAACTTGGCTTTGATTTGGATGATGGTTCGTCACCGGCTGACGCCAAACAAACGAATCCACAG GAGGCCCGAAAACTGTCGATACAGAGATGCATTCAATCGTTGGTGCATGCATGTCAATGCAGAGACGCGAATTGTCGTCTGCCTAGCTGTCAGAAGATGAAGCGAGTGGTGATGCATACGAAGAACTGTAAGAGAAAGACCAATGGTGGCTGCCCGATATGTAAACAATTGATTGCTCTCTGCTGCTATCACGCGAAACACTGCCAAGAGACCAAGTGTCTTGTTCCGTTCTGCTCCAACATCAAACATAAGATAAAACAGCAGCAATTGCAACAACGACTGCAGCAGGCACAACTACTCAG GAGGCGAATGGCTGTGATGAACACGAGGCCGACCGGACCTGTGGCCGCAATGCAGGCCGGCCAACAAACCTCGAATGTCGCCATGGCGACCGGAGTTGCCATGAAACCGGGCGTCAGTACCTCGAATCTACCGTCGCCGCATCAACCGGGTATTGGGTTGAAGCCCGGTACGCAAACGCCTCCCGCTCATGTGTTGCAGGTTGTAAAGCAGGTTCAGGAAGAGGCAGCGAGGCAGCAAGCGCCGCACGTTGGCTACGGCAAAGTGACGCCGGGCGCCGGAGTCGGCGTGGGCGTCGGTGTCGGTCAAACCGGCGGCGTTATGCCACCACCGCAGATGCAACGACCATTACCGGTGCAGATGCCGAATCCTGGTGGGACGCATCTCATTCCGATGGATCAGTGGACACCGAG CAGGTACCAGCCGAACGCGGTGATGCAACAAAATCCGAACTTAGCGCGGCAGCAAACGCCGCAACAATTGatgcaacaacagcagcagcatcaGGCTCAACCAGGAATGGGAATGAGTGCGCAAATGCCGCGACAGCCAGGCGTGATTGGGCCGGTTGGACAGGTCGGGCCGCAACCCAATATGCAGAAGCACGCTCTTCAGCAGCTGATGCAGACCCTCAGGAGTCCACAGTCTACTGAACAGCAGGCGCAAATACTTCAAATACTCAAGAGCAATCCGCCGTTGATGGCTGCGTTTATTAAGCAACGG GCACTTGTCCATCAGCAACAACCTGGTCAGCATGGCGGGGGAGTCGGCGGTCCATTGGGTCCTAATCAACcccaacaacaacaacaacctGGTTTGCAGCATATGATGTCCCAACAGCAACagccgcagcagcagcagcagcaacagcaaccgCAGCAGCAGGGCAGATTGCAGATACAGACGATGCTGACGCCGCAggcgcagcagcagcagcagccggtGCAGCAACAGACGCAATGGTACAAGCAGCAGATGCTGGTGCAGCAGATGCAGAGGCAACAACAGGCccaacagcaacagcagcagcagcagcagcagcagcaacaacagcagcagcagcagcagcagcagcagcagcagcagcagcagcagcagcaacagcagcagcagcagcagcagccatTCACTCAACCGCCGGCGCCGCCGTATGGTCAACAACGACCGATACGGCCGTCGCTTCTCGGTAATTACATTCCTCGTAATTCCGTAGAGGGGCACGTATTACGAAGCATCTTGTCGAAGCAACAGCGCTTACAAAACTCCTTCCCAGGTTATGGCGGTTTCAACGAGCAAGGCTATGGTCAGCCGGGTCTGAAACCCACGCCACCGCCTGTACCCTCGCCGCAAGGCGTCATGGGCCCACCTGGGATCTCGGTGCAGCAACAACTGATGCAATCGGTCCGTTCGCCGCCGCCCATCCGTTCTCCACAGCCCAACCCCTCACCGCGGCCTGTTCCCTCTCCTCGTAATCAGCCGGTACCGTCGCCGCGGTCGGGTCCGGTGCCGTCGCCGCACCACCATCCGCCCCACGGCACACCCACACATTCGCCGGCACACGAGCTCGGTGGCGGTCCTAGCGAGATGATGCTCTCGCAACTAAGCGGTGGTGCTGGTGCACCCACTGGCCATCCCGCGGCCATGCCCCACCATCCCTCGCCAGCGCCGGCGCCCACGAACGGTGGTGCGGACGCTAACGAGGTGACGCCGATGACGCCACAGGATCAACTCTCCAAATTCGTCGAGGGGTTGTAG